The genomic stretch AGATaaatatgtcatttaaaatattacatactATGCTTTTGAATCTCATGCGAATGTTGTATTTTCcactttagaaatatatatatatatatatatatatatatatatatatatatatatatatatatatatatatatatatatataattaacattaagAAAGATACATAAGATACATACAGTAACTCTCTTGTCACAAAACATTCAATAGGAAAAGTCAGAATTATGCTGATTCCATAGCAGAGACTTCCAAATGTTGCCAGATCATCATTTTTGCAATAATTTTCAAATATGTCAtgaaaaatataaacagataaaAAATCAATAACACTGCCATAGTATgtttccaataactgtgcactgACGATAACCATAAGGGTTGCAGTAATATGTTAAATTGAGTGTAATATATTATTCAAACATGCTTTTAACTGGTTTGAATATTAGTAAACAACAATTCAACGCTACCTGTTATTTTACTATCCTACTTACTCAAAAAGTTACTGAATTATCGAATGACAAAATATCAAGAAAGCTCTgtatttctttcttgttttcatCAAAGTCCACTGTTAACACAATGAACACTTTTATGTCTCATATATGCTTCTGAATCATTTATTCTACGAAATACTGGGGCCTATGGGTGGCAAAACTAAGATTACTTGAGTTTGTCAAATTAGCCTTTGTCctttatacaaaataattgttttgttaatgaaaaatacatgtttaacttGTCAGTAACCATTAAAAGTAGAATATCCACTTTCAGCAAAGATTAAACTGACAAATGCAGCAAGTAAGACTGACATATTAGTAACACGAGACCAGTTACTTATTGTGCATTTTTCCAGAGAGCCATAGATCAAAAagctgtaataataacaacactcaTTATTTCTCAGCTATCTGGCATTCTTATTAAAAAGCTGCTAGAATCAGGAGGTTGTTTTTATTCTCTGAAAGAgagttattattataaatatttataaaaacaaacaaaaaaaagtttctattttACAAGCTTGCTTATGCCAAAGCCTTTAAAATACAGGTTAAAATACTGTTTGAACTCATTTTGTTATTAAGTCAATAGGGGATATGCCATTAAAAGACTCATCAAAGGACATAACTCTGATTGCCTGAATTGCATTTGGCTGGGCAAATGTCCATGCTTCATCTTTGCTGGGGCTAAGAAAAACAATTCAGTAATTAAACAAGGGATATTTTGGTATTTAAAGcaattctttctttgttttgcaagCTTTAGTCACCTACCATGAAAATATGTAGTGGGTATGCTAAAGAAAGGTCAAGAAGCCCAAAAGGCTTAATTCAGAGCTTCATAGCTGGAAAAATCTGGGGAAAACATCTGTATTCAAATTTAAAGCATAAACTGGATCACGTCTATTGAAATTGCATTTGTTTATCCTATTTCAGTGTACAAtctctgcaaaaataaaaaatcagtgcaTAATTGTacctgtatatattaaataatgcaaGGGCAATGGCTTCTTTATTATCAAAACAGAATTGTTTTCTCATATTTCATTGTCTCATCATTTCTGCTGTACCTCGTACCACCCACACGTCCTAGGTGATGTTTCCATAGTTACCAGAATATTCTGAGACTTATCTTTTATTAAACTTTCCTTTAGACATAGCAATACATAAAtgcaaattcttttttttagaaagatATTGGTACCTGAAACACTTTTTAAAGCAATGCAATGGTGTTTAATGGTGTGCAAAATCAATGGTTTGTTTTCAGTCTATTTCACAGCCTATACACACAGTGGCCTGTCTCTACAGCCAGATTTCCCACTCCATAGTCAATGTATGACATGGGCAATTAACCCAGTGATGAAAACCAGGCCTATTATCTGTCACATCTATGCACTTCAGAATCTACATctgcaccagttttttttttttaaactacagtatgtgCATGATGAGACATATACCGGAAGTCATGTTCAGAGCCAGAAACTAACAGTTATGTGTAACCAATTGGGtggtgaggggggtgggggtgcagcATATTTTCTACcagcaattaattatttttaagtggTCTGAACTTGATTTGTATTGgaattttgctttataattttgTGCTCTACACTTAAAAACAGATGAgtgtttttgtcatgtttttctttttcttttagagtCATGTGGTTTGCCCACTGTTTCCAGTCATCAAACCACACTAATGCATTTCCGTATGATATCAGTATCACTCTGTGTGTTGTTCTTAAATGCGGTAAAATTACATTACCATCGAAAATGTAAGTTCAAATACCACCCAGCGCTAATTGAGTATATGATTTTTCTGCATAGTTAATTTCCTTCCCAATGCTGTTTACAGAGTTAAATGGTCCAAGAGCCACTGATACTTCTAGGCATGTGCCCAGCCTGGGAACTCAAATCATCCTCAGACAATTCcacagccaagatcagcaactgCCAGGAGCATGTTCCAGCTACGCTTGACTGAACCCTGGACTCTGCTCCTGGAACCTACCCTgggtattattatatatttactcTTAGTATTGTATATATTACCTAGAGCTGTAGATTCTATACTTACATTTGTGGTCCAAGTGTAGCTGCTCTTATAATCACAGTCAAAAGAATCACAACTGTTAGCATGAGAGACAAAAAAGAAacctacaaaaagaaaacaagcttTCCATACAATTtgttaaagacacacacacacacattttatatatatatatatatatatatatatatatatatatatatatatatatatatatatatatatatatatatatatatatatatatatatatatatatatatatatatatatatatatatatatatatatatatatatatatatatatatagtgtatattcCAGATTTGTATTTAACAAGCATATACAATTAATCTCATGATCTAAATTAGCCTGTGGTTTCTGTGATAGTCTGTAAAACCTGTGAAAATAAAGGTAATAACAGATTTACCCCATGGTCCTGAGGTTTTGTTGGTAACTAATGTATCCCTCCACAAATTCTTAGTGAAGACCGCTGCACTAAACGTTTGTCTTTTACAGACATTATATTCAACATAAAAACCTCACATTTAGAGTTTGAAAGTATACAGTTAGTGCAATGAGTTACCTTTCTCAGCTTGGATATATCATGAAAAAGGGACAAAGGAAGAGTAAGCAGAATTGttgttattaaaatgacaaaatgacGTTGCGCAAGTATGTGATCAAGACCAACTACAAACAAacggattaaaaaaaagttttaaaaaatatacaacagaTAGAAATACAATATTTACCTTTTGCAATTTTACACATATTTTTAAGGTCATTCAAAATGCAGAtcatgtctgtctgcctgtctgtccatATGTCTGCCGTACTCTACATGGTAAACATGATAAttttataaagataaaaaaatattatgtttgGTGCAATCATGATTGTTGTGCTGGTGGTGCAATTTGTAAATGTTGGGAAGCACTGATTTAACCCAGACCTGTGTTTTAATGTATCATGATTTTCAGTCAATTATTGGAGCTCTTAACCCACTAGCTCCACAAACGCTTCAAGGATATTAAGAGCCTGCAGATTACTGTGTGGCATGACTAGCTCACACTTGCTGCTAAGCAACTACTATGACAACTGGATACCTTCTGGAAAAGTTTCCTTGGAGATTTATATCTGCCTcatgaaatatgtttttcttgAATGCACTTCTGGAAGTAAGAGGgaatgtgatgagtcaaagggttttcggtctgtgattcagcctcccgacagtagatggcatcaaaccaactcgggacttcccttaccaagatctcgtgaccatggcaaaagtcatcttttgaggggcggcaccttggtgaggggcggaagtacgagtatgtaaattccagccactggagtcaagtgaaggataaggacacttgtcagttggggattggtgttccactgactacagaggcgggacattacatactaaagggaacgtactactgtgttcggggttggtccgaaagtaaaataggaggagtaacgggtggagggagagactggtttggtgcagcgggatttttaaaacaaaaaacactaacatttcttttgtcttttttttgtttatgtatgggtcgccacgaagacaattaaagacgagtcatcacggtttgttttggatttcacccctgcactccttccctcacaccattttgttttcttttgttatttaatcattttgttgtgtatagagaataaaaataaattattttatttctgtacacataaattactgtctggacattccatttaatacactctcgcctcacacgtggtgtcagaagtgaaaatggatccagctacagttttgacaatgtttagggagcaggaggagaagcgagaggagagggagacacggcaccaggaacagctcgcccagttctttggacagctggtggaaaaactatcaatatcaacatcagagagagcggttgcccggatgtttgcagctcagcctaatcttcagaagatgacctcggaagatgatcccgaggctttcttgattacttttgagagagtggcagaggctgcagagtggcctagggaacactgggccatgaaattggcaccctgcctgacaggggaagctcaggcagcgtatcgagccctgacggccacgaatgcaggggactatgttaaagttaaagaagccattctctcacgcctcgggatcacggaggaaacataccggcgccgttttcgggaataccagctgtccaaggggatgcggccccgggttgcgggacaatatcttttagatcagtgcacccggtggctgcggccagaagaacatacaccccaagaactggtgcagaaaatagttatagaacagtttgcgtctatactaccgccagggaatcgagagtggattaagaggaatcgacctaccactctcgaggatgccatcctcctggcggaggcctacgaagacgcaaacgaaggcgccgggtcagaccccactcctgcccctaaactaactcggaccaaccaaccaatgaagcccagagggggtaaccagaccttcagaccatggaggtcgaggttagccccatcctcggcgagagagaatccccctaacctgcaggacagattaactccgttgatgcctcctaaccaagtgtgctaccaatgtaatgagcctggacacattgccaggaattgtccagtaataaaggtggacctggtgacaagatcctggtcagcagtaacaggtaggaacactggggaatgtcgggagggcccttatcagttaagagtacaggtcgggggaaagagtacttacgcatttgcggactctgggtgtgcacaaacattgattcggcaagctctcttggatggggtagcctgggagccacagggtaaagtggctatctcctgtattcatggagaaactcgggtttatcccaccactaaagttagacttattgtaggtgattattcagcttgcgttaaagtggctgtagcgcaatgtttaccataccctgttctcctgggaagagactggccgttttttgatcgtattttaggtcgggaaatggtcttagtttctaccaggggacaattaaagcaacaggagaaaacaattggcgagatttttccgttgcaatccgacctgtttaaccctaaaatccgcccaagaaaaacaaaaagagagcgtcgggtggaaaaatatgagggaactctgagacgacaaggggaggggtctgacacaaaagtaaaccaatcgcttaaacggcaaggaaagggagtaggtattcagtgtaaccggggctgcgaggttactgaggtggaaggtcatgtaataaaagacactcctctctgtgtacctaaccattgggaccgagatattgacttgggatatgaacaacaaaatgatcccacgttacagtatgcttggaaacaggttagatatatcgaggggaaggatatgcaggaaggacaaccggtggtatttccgcatttttctgtatctgggcacttattatatagaataacccgggctcccgggacgggacagctcgtaaaacagttattggttcctaggccttttc from Polyodon spathula isolate WHYD16114869_AA chromosome 11, ASM1765450v1, whole genome shotgun sequence encodes the following:
- the LOC121323028 gene encoding putative sodium-coupled neutral amino acid transporter 11 gives rise to the protein MESSNSSRWSAVGLDHILAQRHFVILITTILLTLPLSLFHDISKLRKVSFLSLMLTVVILLTVIIRAATLGPQIPSKDEAWTFAQPNAIQAIRVMSFDENNECCYYYSFLIYGSLEKCTISNWSRVTNMSVLLAAFVSLIFAESGYSTFTVYIFHDIFENYCKNDDLATFGSLCYGISIILTFPIECFVTRELLYVVSNVFSNRTLTAGFHIAVTVAIKAVSTAVSLIYDCLGIVLVKCFPLCITSIAT